The Methanohalophilus portucalensis DNA window TGGTACCTTCAACTACTACCGGAAAGTTTCCATCAGAGGTCACTTCATATGAATTACCCTTATATTCAAAACTGGCAGTTGCGGGTTTGATTTCATATCTTCCTGGCTCCGTGGGCATAGCTGTATAATTGACTGTGTCACTGCTGTTTGAAGGGATTACCAGATCCCATTTTGGATAAGGATTGTCCATCAACAAGAAGGATGAAGGAAGATTGTCCTGGAGATGGATTATCTTTTTAGAAGAAGCATAATTATGGATTGAAAGGTTTACTGATAAGTTGGAAGTAGCGTCTAGGTTTTTTTCCACAATTTCCTTGTTGATGGATATGAAGGGAAGGATTGTGGTTGTGGTTTTTACGGAATCATCATACTCGTTGCCCTGGTAATCAAAACCTTTTAGGTAAAGTGCAATTTCGGAATTGATCTTGCGTGGTTGTTCGGGTATTCGGATAATCAGGTCAGTGGTGAAGTTTTTCCCGGGTTTAAGGACCTGGGACACATTTTTCTGGATTATATCTCCAACAGAAGTTTCTGTTTCAAGGGAAATTCCCCTAAGGGTCAACTCTCCTGTGTTTTGAATGGATGCTGTTGCATGAATCTGATTATTGCATCGGTATGTATCCCTGATACCTGTGAGGCTTAGTTGAACAGAGGCTTCTCCAGGTGTGTAGACCTCAACCACTACTGATGTACTATCGACATAGGAGACCCTGAACATAATTTCCCTGTTGTATTTCAGGACGTCCCCGCGTTTGAATTCCTGCTCTTGATTTTCGTTATTATGCTTTATGTCAAGATATGCAGTTTTTGTGGCTTCATCGATTGCTTGAAGTTTTACATCTGTATTTTCATAGGATACATTGTTTCCTGCATCAAGCCTGTAACTTTCTCTCAGTATCCATACTTTCTCAAACTCGTGGAATGCAGCATCAAAAGTAACTTGCCCCTTGTTTATTTCTGTGACATTAACCCTTAGTGTGTTTTCGTGGACATATTCATTGTTGGCGCTGTCATCAAGGCGGAAATGTTCAATATAGTTATCATTGAGATAGAGAATTAATTCTGCGTTTCCATTCCCAATATTATAGGGTTTTAGGGTATAACTATCAATGAATGCCCTTTCCCCTTCTCCCAGGGAATAGGAACCCTGATTGACCCAGATATCCTCATGCTGGTGGTCATAGGCGTAAGCAGGATTGCATAGTATTAAAAGGATTAATATGGCGGGAATATACCTTGAAGGCATCTTCTTCACATATATGTTGCATTGTCTATAAAAGTTGTTATATCCCACGGTCTTCATGGTGGTTGTAATTGTTGAGACATTCGTTTACATTCCTGTGGGTATGTTCATGAATGTGCAGGTGGACATGTCCTTTGCCACCTTCTATAGTTTTTGTTAATTCATCAACTGCTTCATTGATGCTTAAGGGCAATTTCTCACAGTCATATCCAAAACATGTGAGAACCTGGAAGAGCTTGAATACATCGGGTGCCTCCAGGTTGTTATCCCTGAGTAATTGCCAGTCTGAAAATATTTCGCGAGGCGTACCTTCGGCAATAATTTCCTGATTTATAATATATATCCGGTCAACAAGTTCCGGAAGGGTATTCACTTCATGGCTTGCAATTATGGTTGTAATCCCTTCACTGTTGAGGCGGTTTACGAGTTTGATCAGTTCCGCTTTGCTTCTGGGATCAAGATTTGCAGTGGGCTCGTCAAGGATCAGTATTTCCGGTCCCATTGAAAGCACAGCAGCAATTGCAGCCCTCTTTTTCTGGCCATAACTGAGGTTATGGGGTACCCTTTCTTCAAATCCAGAAAGTCCCACTGTCTTCAGTGCAGAAGATACTCTCTCCTCTACCTCTTCTTTATTGAGTCCCATGTTGATGGGCCCGAATGCCACATCATCAAAGATTGTTGGCATGAAAAGCTGGTCATCCGGATCCTGGAATACGACCCCTACCCTGTGTATCCTTTCCTCGGTTTTGAGGCTGGAAATATCCTGGTTGAATATGCTGACTTCACCATCGGGATTTTTGATAACCCCGTTTAAATGCATGAAAAGGGTGGTCTTACCCGCACCGTTGGGGCCCAATATACCTATTTTTTCTCCCTTTTTGACATGTAGTTCTATATCCTTTAATGCGAGTGTACCGTCGGGATATGCATAATTTAAATTACGGACACTTATTGCTTCATTCATTTAGAACACCAGATGATAGGTATGTAACAGGATCGCAACCGATATAATAATTATACCTGCCAGATAATCTTTTGATTTCATATGAAATTCCACGATAGTGCATGGTTTGCCAGTGTATCCTTTTGCAATCATTGCCTGATATACCCTTTCAGCCCGGTCATAACTTTTTACAAGGAGCATTCCGATAAGGTTTCCTGTTATAGAAAGGGCATATTTGCCTGTTGTTGGGCGAAAACCTTTTGATCTTATGGCCTTCCACATCCGCTGGAACTCATCAGTTATCACAAAAATATAGCGGTATGTGAACATAAGCATCTGTACTATAGTGGAAGGTAATTTCAGGGAATAAAGGGCCTTGATGGTTGTGTCAAAACTTGCGGTCGCAAGCATAATGACCACCAGTGTAACCGCTGCAATTGCCCGCAGCATTATGAGGCTTGCAAGATAGACTCCTTCATATGAAACAGTGAAATAGCCGCCTCCAAACATTCCTCTGCCTTCCACTGTAAATGGCAATATGAAAAAAAGGGGTAAAAGAATAAGTACTGCCCATTTGACCCTGTGCAAAACAAACTTTTTAGGTAACCCGGAGATGACCAATATCATCAGGCTGGCCAAGAGGGCGATTAGGGCAAGGTTTACGCTGGGAAGGAAGACAAATGAAAATATGAGGATTAAAAAGGCTACCAGTTTCATCCTGTGGTCCAGGGAATGGATGGGTGAATCCATCTCTGCATAACGGTCAATATGGGGATATTCCATTAAAGTTGCACCTTTCATTCTTTCTGCATTTTACGGGCACGTGCGTACAATCCAATCCCGGCAAATCCCAGAATGTACCCGATTCCTGCTACAATGTTGGCTGTGAGGGGTAGTTCCGTGTCATCTGTGGAATTGTTTTCTACCGTAGATTCTCCCTCACCCTTGAGATCTATCTCAATTTCGTCCTGATGTCCCATCTGGGAGACAATTATGCGATATTCATCCACTCCGAGTTTCGGGGAGAAATAGTACATACCATCTTCATCGGTTACATCTTCAATATAAATCTCCTCTTCACCGTCTTTTATGGCATATATCGTAATTTCGGCGTTGGCTATGGGGTCTCCGCCACCATACCAAGCCTTCACCTCTACTTCGTTTACCTGGTGCATGAGATAAACACGATGGGCAGAAACTGCGGGAGTTGCAAGCATTGCAAGAATCAGGGCCAACATCAGCATATTGATTATCCGTTTATTCATTTTTTGACCTCCTTTCAGGTAACATTTCAGGTTTAACCTTCAGCAGAAATCCGACTACAGAACCTGTCACAAGGGCTTCAACTATCATTATTGGTGCGTGGGCTGCAATAGCCGCATAGGCTACTTCGGTGAATTCCTCGCCTGTAGTGACAAGAACCAGGGCCATCAGGAGGGCTGTTATCAAAGTCGCAAGTCCGCCGCAGATAATTCCCAGGACGGATGGATTGACACCTGCCGAATATCCCTTCTTGAATATGAATGCTATGATTAAGGCAGGTATGCCCACATTCAATGTGTTCACCCCGATCACCGTAATTCCTCCATGCTGGAACAGGAATGCCTGTAATATAAGGCCCACAAAAATTGCGGGGTAGGCAAGAGTACCCAACAGGACACCGAGTAAACCGTTGAGTATCAGGTGTACGGATGTGGGTCCCAGGGATATGTGTATCAGGGAAGCAACAAAAAAAGCAGCTGTCAATATGGATATTTTCGGGATCTGTTCCAGTGGCTCTTCCTTCCTGTTACTTCGCCAGAGTGTCAGGGCAAGCAATATTGCAGTAGCTGCCCAGCCTGCTGCAATTACTATCGGGGAAAGCACACCATCTGTAATGTGTACCATTGTAGTCCTCTTATGAAATAAATGAATGTAAACATTTAGTGTTATGGTAGCCTTATGAAGTATGATTTAATATAAAAAAAGATTGGGGATTTATTTCCCCTGATTATTTTCTTCTGCTGAGGAAGACTGCTCCAAGGATAGCGGCAATAGCAAATATCCCTTCAAAGCCGGGAGCACTTTCAGTGGTGGATTCCGCGGATTCCTTTGCTTCTTGTGCAAGTTGTTTTGCTTCATCCACTTCCTGCTGGAGTTCTGCATAGTCACCGCTTGAACCTTCTGCAGGGAACTCTTCGATCACCGGTATGATGAACACTCCTCGTGTTGCTTTTCCGGATTCTGGTTCCATGGTAGCACCCACAAACCAGATGCCTGGTTCGTCAAGGGTATAGGAGAACTCTCCCTGTGAATTGGATTTTGTAAGCCTTGTAAAGACCATGGGAGCGTCATAGGGATACATTTCCTCTGCTTCTTCCACAACTTCTTTACCTTCCTCAAGGTCGTGATAGATCTCAATTTCCACATCTGCATCTGCCAGCGGTTTATCGTTGTGGAGGGCCTGGCCTGCAAAAACAAATCCTTCTTCCATGCCATAGGGTCTCATGTAGGGCATGATTTCCGTTTCCTGTCCTACTTTACGATCCCAGCCCACCCACATCTCTTCTCCGCAGTGGATCACGGCTTTGGTGTAATCAATGAGTTCTTCCTCACCGTCTTCATATTTAACTGCGAGTACAGTGTCGCCCATCTGATCCACGGTAAATGATGTCTTGTAGGCGACAAAAGTGCCATCATTGCCGTCTTCATCCATTCCTTCTACGGTAGTTTCCTCCACAGTGAGGGTTTCTGTTGTCCCGTCAGGTTTTGTGATGGTCACTTCGGGTATCGAGCTTACATCAAAAGAGATGTGTTCATAGGGATGTCCCCACATGATATAGATGGTTTTTTCCTCTCCGAGTTCTGCAATATAATCTTCAGGCGCAACGTCCCACATATTTTCATCATCTGATGGGAAGACCATGGTGAAATGGGCACTGGCCGTTCCAATAGTGACGACCAGCATAATAGCCAGTAATAGTGTTGTGATTATTTTTCTCATTTTTCTACTCCTTATGTGTGATTATTATCTACAGAAAAAGCAATAAGTGTTACTAATACTTATTATTTTGTGATTATTTTGCATATGGGATGCGCTACTAAGATTTAATTAATGGCTACAAAATACCTTTTTCATATGTTGAATAAAAAAATTAAGCACATGCCCCAGCAGCATGCGGGGTATGCACGTAGAAAACATAGAAACTTTGCACATCCCTTCTCTTAAGGAATGTCGCCTTTTCCCGGTCTTCGATATGCTGGGCAAACACAATCCATTTACCGTCGGAAGTTTCCCTGCAATCGGTGATCTGGGGTATGTCCCATTCTCTTTTATCCTTCAGCACTACGTGTGCATTGACAAAGGAATCATGCGGCATGTCATGTAGCATATGTCTCACGGGCGAGGCATATGCACGCCTGCTATACATCATACAACCACTCCCGTTTTCAGTCAACAATAGAATGTATTTATTGAACATATATGTAATTTACGAAGTAGGTTCTGCATCTCTACAACAATATTTAATACAATAATACTTCATTGTCATTTACATGCTCACAAAAAGAATCATCCCCTGTCTTGACGTAACCCTGGACGAAGCAGGCGGGACCGTAGTTAAGGGTGTGGAATTCCTTGACCTCAGGAAAGCCGGTGATCCGGTGGAACTGGCAAAACGCTATAATGAACAGGGCGCTGACGAACTGGTTTTCCTGGATATCACGGCATCCCATGAAGGCAGGGATACCATGATCGATGTGATCCAGCGCACGGCGAATGAGGTTTTCATTCCCCTGACCGTGGGAGGAGGTATCGGTTCGGTTCAACGTATAAGGGAGATTCTGCGTGCGGGTGCGGATAAAGTATCTATCAACACCGCCGCTGTCAAAAACCCGGAACTTGTGCGGGAAGGTGCGGATATATTCGGCTCCCAGTGTATTGTTGTTGCTATTGATTGTAAGCGCAATAGCGATATTGAGAACAATCCGGACAAGACCATTATAGAACTTGAGGATGGAAGCCGTGTATGGTATGAAGTCGTCATCTATGGCGGACGCAAACGTACCGGTATCGATACTGTACAGTGGGCCAAACAGGTGGAAGAACTGGGTGCAGGCGAGATCCTGCTAACCAGCATGGATCGTGATGGTACCTATGACGGTTTTGACCTGCCGATAACCCGTAAATTGTCCGAGGAACTGGAAATCCCAATTATTGCTTCCGGCGGTGTGGGTGGCCCTGAACACATGCAGGAAGGGTTTGTAAAAGGCAAAGCCGATGCAGGACTGGCTGCCAGTATTTTCCACTTCGGGGAATATACGGTTGATGATGTGAAAAAACACCTGCGTAAGAACAACGTGCCTGTACGACCCTGAGGTGGCAGTAATGGAAATAGCAGCCTTCCAGCAACTGATGCGTGATCTCTATCTGGAAAACGACAAAAGGCGGGGTAAAACAGCGACTACCCTCTGGTTGGTGGAAGAAGTGGGTGAGCTGGCTGAGGCTATCCGGCGGGATGATCACGATAATATCCGGGAAGAACTGGCTGACTGTTTTGCCTGGATAGGGGCCTTGGCAAATCTCTACGGGATAGACCTGGAGGAGGTATTCAGCGAGAAATATCCGCAGAGTTGTCCCACCTGTGGAAAGAATCCGTGCATCTGCACGGATTAAAGTTATTCTTTAATTACAAAAATATATTTATTTATTTAATTACTGTATTCAATGTATTTATAGATTGGTAATTGTCATTCCCTGTCCAGTTCTATGTATGTGTCGCTGGAACTTTGTGGATGTCCATGTATATCAATGCGAGAGAAGGAACAATTCGCTTGTTATGTATCCATTCCGGGTATTTAATTCACTCAATGGCATGATGGAGTTCTAATGGTTCTTTAGGATTTTTATTTACTTCAATAATCAATAACTCTAAGTCCAGGTCTTCTGGATACTCTCCTGTAATTTGTCTCTTTGTTATGCTGTTGTCCAAAGTAATTTTATATAAATAAGTGTCTTTTTTCAGACTAATGGGAGTAGGTTTCAATGTTTCATTTGGAGCTATATTGTATGTTTTATTAAATCTGGAAATATTTTGTGAGTCGAGTATTTCTACTGTTACTGAATGAGCTGTATTATCTGAGTTGCGTATGAAATATCTCAGGGTACCATTTTCATTTTTTGTAGTATCTGTTTGATCTGATAATGAAAATACAATGAAGAAAGCTATCGATGCTAGTACACAGATGGCTATAAATGTATAAGCGAATTTTTTATTCATATGTTCTTCCTCGTAAACTTTGAAATATACCACTCAAGACAAGGTCTTCAGCTTAATTTGGAATTGGTTCAGTGATTTCCGTTCCTGTTCCATAATTCACTTTCAGAACGATTTTTTCTGGAAGAAGTAGGATTTCTTTTCCAATCTCCTGCATATTTAAATAAAATTCCGCATAGAAATGAAGTTGTTAAGGCTACTCCAGCAGATCTTGGGTTCCCTGATACGAAATCAATAAGTTCGAATAATATGATTATTAGGGATATTTGGAATGCTATTCCTATAACTTTGTTTCTTTCCATGCCATCACATTTTATTAGTAGGCTAAGTAAAAAGATGTTAAAGAGCAGTAAGAAATTTAAGTATTATTATACAGGTTATACCAATGTGAACCACTTTTTACTCTTATGTACACTAGTGCTGGATATGAAAGAATATTGGAGTATGGGATTCATACATCGAGACTTACATCAGAGTTTTGTTCATACCAGTACCAATTTTCTATTCCAAGGCCTATAATTATGCCCAAAGCTTCTGTAATTGTCACCGGTCCATCCGCAAGAATGCCTGTTAGATTATACAGTGTCAAAACCAACAACAATCTTGCTTTAGGGCGTTTTGGGGTCCAAGCCGACTCTGCAAATTCAGTTTGGATCCCTTTTCACATTATGGCAATGCGACATTGCAAAAATGTTTCTTAATCTATATAACTATTGTGGCCATATCCTCCAACTGTATGATCTGCAATAATAAAAAATGACTTTGTAGAATATATCCTTTGTATATCATAGAGTGTTTGACATACTTGGCAAGTGTCCACATATTTAAAAAAGGATTTCTACAGAACCGTTTTGTTTTTATTTATATTGTTATTAATTATGCATTTTTACTTGAATATTGATGACACTATACCTGTTATAGCCAAATATATCACTACCACCATTAACCAATTAAGCAAAGATAAATTTATTTCTTTAGTACGCTCATATTTTTTGATCATGTATACCAACAATACAAATAAAAAAATCTCGATAACTAATAGAGTTATATCAAGTCCAATTATAAATGAAACCATATTCCCTCCAATATGACATTATATGCATTTCATAGTGAGTCATATAAAAAATTAAAAAGAAGGAGTCGTCTACCTCAGAAATTATTTTCAACTTACGTGTTCCCAGTCAGTGGAACTTATTCCATTGAAACTTGGTGGTGTAACACCTGATGGATAAACTCCAGAATACTGACCAATTACACGATAATATGCTGAAGATGAATAATCATAAGTATCCTCGGCTTCAAGTTCGTAAACATTGTTTTCGGACTCAAGTTCAATACCAACGATCTCTTCATCCCCATCATCACGCCATAAATGTGTGAGAACAGACATACTTGGTATCTTTGTATATGGGGTAGGTAACACCATTCTCTGCCAGGTTTTGTACGTAATTTCTGAACCATCATAGTCCAACTCAGAATTCGCGACCCCGAAATAAACACTTCGTGTTAGTCCAGTGGTAGCTGTGAATGTTTGTTTAGAATCAGGCCCTTCTGCAGCAGGATTTGTCCAGGATACTTCCATGTCATAATATGACTTTGTTGTTGCATCTGGAGATTTATCATAAGCTTCAGGGAACAACTGTTCAATATACTCTCCATATGTAATATCTGTACCCCACAATTTATTTGCAAGTTCAAGTCTTTCTTTCTCTGTTATAGAGGCAGAATCTGAGTTTGCACTTCCCACCCCTACAAATAGTATCATCAGCATGATAACCAGTGATACTACCATTGTTCGATTTATTGTTTTGTTCATTTCTTTCTTTACCTCATTTCAATTTACTCCTGAGGCAAGACCCGCAAACCTTAAACTGTATCAAAGCCAACAATAATCTTGCTTCAGGGCGTTTTGAGGTCCAAGCCGACTCTGCAAATTCAGTTTGGATCCCTTTTCACATTATGGCACTGTGACATTGCAAAAATGTTTCTCAATCTATATCACTATTGTGACCATATCATCCAACTGTATGATCCACAATAATAAAAAATGACTTTGTAGAATATATCCTTTGTATATCATAGAGTGTTTGATATACCTGGCAAGTGTTTATATGTTTAATATGATTCCTTTTTATTGATTCCAATATCCTCCTTTGACCTTATTTTCTTCTTACTGGAACGATGTTGGAAATTTGTTGTACATCTCGATACATTCTGATTTTAAAACATAATTAAGGTATTTCTGGTAAAACTTCTCAACAACGAAGTGACTATATATTATACAAAACATTCTTCTCAAGATACTATTTTATATGGTTTCGACAACTTTTGTATATTATAATTTGAACATACTTTTTGTGGAAACAACCTCTAATAAATATTATATAGTCGCGTAGCTAATTACATTTGGGTGTATCATTGTGAAAAATATAAAAGGTTCATTGAAGTTGTTATGCTTGTTGCTGGTGATGATATCCCTTGTATCAACAAGTGGCTGTCTTCGCTCTTTTGAAGAGGATAGCCAGTTACAAATAATCAATATTGACGTCATGGCAAAGGATGTCAGGAGTGCTTTTGTCGATCTCAATGTCACGATGTATGTTGAAAATTATGGGGAGACTGCCAGCAATAATAATACGACCATGATCCTGAAGGCTTATAATACCCGTACCGGGCTGCTTGAAATAGAAAAAGAAAGTTCCATTGGCAATATTCCTGCTGAATCCACACGGGAGGTCACTATACCCGTAAACCTGCCTAAAAAGGACGGTTATCGTGTGGTCGCACTGGTTTTTGAGGATGGCTCCCGGAAAACTGGCAGACAGATCACTCTGAATAATATTGAGGATTTGCAGGGGGGTCTGGAAACTCCGGGTGTTGAAATCAGTGGAATGGATTTCATGGTAAGGGAAGTTGCTGAGAATAAAGTGCTGATCCAGAATGATATCTATCTCACAAATGAGGGGGTTGGTGAAAACAAAAATTACCGGATGCTGGTCAAAGCCAGGGAAATGGATGCCCGCCTGATTGCTGATAAGGCGTGGACTGATACTGGCATTTTTGCACCGGATGAAACTGTGATCAGATCGGTCAATCTTAGCGTCCCTGACAATTACAACTATGCAGTTGAGGTAATTCTCTGGGAAGACAACACGATCGTCAGGCAGGGGGTGGATTATGTCCAGCTGAATCCTGAGAAGGAGATCGATAAGGACAAGTGGTTGCAGACAAAGGATATCGATTCCGGGGATTTTGTTGTTGAGGGATTCGGTGAGGCTCCCGCGGAAGAAGAATCAGCATCAGAATATCCGACTGAGGAGCCAGGTACACCTGGTTTTGAAATATTTGGTGCTTTGGTGATGCTTTGTATGGTGTATTTCGTGGCAAGGAGGAATAAGGATGAGTGAGGAAATTACTGATAACAGGAAAGACCTGGTGTACTATTTCAGGCAGGCGAGTTTTGCAATACTGATGCTTTTGATTCTGATATCGGTATTCAGGCTATATTTTGCCCTGGAAAATATTATCAGTACGTGGTTTGAGTACCAGTATGTGCCGATATTCAGGGCCGTTTATAATCTGGTTGTGCTTATAGTAGCCCTGTACATTGTGATACACTATTTTGTCAGGAAGCAGGATTGAACTGCTTTCCTTCTTCTTTTTTAGCAGGCAGCTTTTATATAACGCCCGTCCATATGCACACCAGACAATGAACAAAAAACCTGAACTTCTTGCTCCTGCAGGCGACTACAATTCCCTGGTGGCTGCGGTCCAGAACGGGGCTGATGCGGTCTATCTCGGCGGTTCAGCCTTTAGTGCACGGGGCTATGCAGACAATTTCCCGGCTGACAATCTCGGGGAAGCGATTGATTATGCCCATCTTTACGGGGTCCGGGTCTATGTGACCGTAAATACCCTCATAAAGGACAGTGAGTTTTCGCAGGCAATTGATTTTTTGACTGAATTATGCAATATGGGAGTGGATGCGGTCATTGTACAGGATATCGGCCTGCTTGCCGCCTGCCGTAGCCACCTCCCGCATTTGCCCGTTCATGCCAGTACCCAGATGACAGTACACAATACTGAGTCAGTGAAATTGCTGGAACAATACGGGGTAAAACGTGTGGTCCTCTCCCGCGAGATGAGCCTGGAAGAGATTGCTGCCCTGAATGATAACACGGATATGGAACTCGAGGTCTTCGTTCACGGGGCCCTCTGTATCTCGTATTCCGGGCAGTGTCTTATGAGTAGTATTATTGGGGGAAGGAGTGGCAATAGAGGCTACTGCGCCCAGCCCTGTCGCAGGCAGTATTCGCTTAGTTGTGACGGCGAAATTGTTGCAGCAGGCTACCTCTTAAGTCCCAAAGACCTGTGTGCAGCC harbors:
- a CDS encoding COG1361 family protein, with the protein product MPSRYIPAILILLILCNPAYAYDHQHEDIWVNQGSYSLGEGERAFIDSYTLKPYNIGNGNAELILYLNDNYIEHFRLDDSANNEYVHENTLRVNVTEINKGQVTFDAAFHEFEKVWILRESYRLDAGNNVSYENTDVKLQAIDEATKTAYLDIKHNNENQEQEFKRGDVLKYNREIMFRVSYVDSTSVVVEVYTPGEASVQLSLTGIRDTYRCNNQIHATASIQNTGELTLRGISLETETSVGDIIQKNVSQVLKPGKNFTTDLIIRIPEQPRKINSEIALYLKGFDYQGNEYDDSVKTTTTILPFISINKEIVEKNLDATSNLSVNLSIHNYASSKKIIHLQDNLPSSFLLMDNPYPKWDLVIPSNSSDTVNYTAMPTEPGRYEIKPATASFEYKGNSYEVTSDGNFPVVVEGTKLEIDRKLNKTTPIIGEHVRISLTASNTGTITSNVEVEENVPDEVDVIGGELSWAGKLKPLEEKTIEYTIKIPDAPAVHLSPTVLEYENEEGTADQIKTDTYTINIHDGNADSHTKDSNQPAGEPMGAKMLIGIYAVLLMVIVTGPLIAYLYINKKR
- a CDS encoding energy-coupling factor ABC transporter ATP-binding protein; the protein is MNEAISVRNLNYAYPDGTLALKDIELHVKKGEKIGILGPNGAGKTTLFMHLNGVIKNPDGEVSIFNQDISSLKTEERIHRVGVVFQDPDDQLFMPTIFDDVAFGPINMGLNKEEVEERVSSALKTVGLSGFEERVPHNLSYGQKKRAAIAAVLSMGPEILILDEPTANLDPRSKAELIKLVNRLNSEGITTIIASHEVNTLPELVDRIYIINQEIIAEGTPREIFSDWQLLRDNNLEAPDVFKLFQVLTCFGYDCEKLPLSINEAVDELTKTIEGGKGHVHLHIHEHTHRNVNECLNNYNHHEDRGI
- the cbiQ gene encoding cobalt ECF transporter T component CbiQ, producing MKGATLMEYPHIDRYAEMDSPIHSLDHRMKLVAFLILIFSFVFLPSVNLALIALLASLMILVISGLPKKFVLHRVKWAVLILLPLFFILPFTVEGRGMFGGGYFTVSYEGVYLASLIMLRAIAAVTLVVIMLATASFDTTIKALYSLKLPSTIVQMLMFTYRYIFVITDEFQRMWKAIRSKGFRPTTGKYALSITGNLIGMLLVKSYDRAERVYQAMIAKGYTGKPCTIVEFHMKSKDYLAGIIIISVAILLHTYHLVF
- a CDS encoding peptidase associated/transthyretin-like domain-containing protein, which produces MNKRIINMLMLALILAMLATPAVSAHRVYLMHQVNEVEVKAWYGGGDPIANAEITIYAIKDGEEEIYIEDVTDEDGMYYFSPKLGVDEYRIIVSQMGHQDEIEIDLKGEGESTVENNSTDDTELPLTANIVAGIGYILGFAGIGLYARARKMQKE
- the cbiM gene encoding cobalt transporter CbiM — encoded protein: MVHITDGVLSPIVIAAGWAATAILLALTLWRSNRKEEPLEQIPKISILTAAFFVASLIHISLGPTSVHLILNGLLGVLLGTLAYPAIFVGLILQAFLFQHGGITVIGVNTLNVGIPALIIAFIFKKGYSAGVNPSVLGIICGGLATLITALLMALVLVTTGEEFTEVAYAAIAAHAPIMIVEALVTGSVVGFLLKVKPEMLPERRSKNE
- a CDS encoding DUF4198 domain-containing protein, yielding MRKIITTLLLAIMLVVTIGTASAHFTMVFPSDDENMWDVAPEDYIAELGEEKTIYIMWGHPYEHISFDVSSIPEVTITKPDGTTETLTVEETTVEGMDEDGNDGTFVAYKTSFTVDQMGDTVLAVKYEDGEEELIDYTKAVIHCGEEMWVGWDRKVGQETEIMPYMRPYGMEEGFVFAGQALHNDKPLADADVEIEIYHDLEEGKEVVEEAEEMYPYDAPMVFTRLTKSNSQGEFSYTLDEPGIWFVGATMEPESGKATRGVFIIPVIEEFPAEGSSGDYAELQQEVDEAKQLAQEAKESAESTTESAPGFEGIFAIAAILGAVFLSRRK
- the hisF gene encoding imidazole glycerol phosphate synthase subunit HisF, with product MLTKRIIPCLDVTLDEAGGTVVKGVEFLDLRKAGDPVELAKRYNEQGADELVFLDITASHEGRDTMIDVIQRTANEVFIPLTVGGGIGSVQRIREILRAGADKVSINTAAVKNPELVREGADIFGSQCIVVAIDCKRNSDIENNPDKTIIELEDGSRVWYEVVIYGGRKRTGIDTVQWAKQVEELGAGEILLTSMDRDGTYDGFDLPITRKLSEELEIPIIASGGVGGPEHMQEGFVKGKADAGLAASIFHFGEYTVDDVKKHLRKNNVPVRP
- a CDS encoding MazG nucleotide pyrophosphohydrolase domain-containing protein, with protein sequence MEIAAFQQLMRDLYLENDKRRGKTATTLWLVEEVGELAEAIRRDDHDNIREELADCFAWIGALANLYGIDLEEVFSEKYPQSCPTCGKNPCICTD
- a CDS encoding DUF7490 domain-containing protein, giving the protein MKNIKGSLKLLCLLLVMISLVSTSGCLRSFEEDSQLQIINIDVMAKDVRSAFVDLNVTMYVENYGETASNNNTTMILKAYNTRTGLLEIEKESSIGNIPAESTREVTIPVNLPKKDGYRVVALVFEDGSRKTGRQITLNNIEDLQGGLETPGVEISGMDFMVREVAENKVLIQNDIYLTNEGVGENKNYRMLVKAREMDARLIADKAWTDTGIFAPDETVIRSVNLSVPDNYNYAVEVILWEDNTIVRQGVDYVQLNPEKEIDKDKWLQTKDIDSGDFVVEGFGEAPAEEESASEYPTEEPGTPGFEIFGALVMLCMVYFVARRNKDE